The Gordonia mangrovi genome includes the window ACCGAGCACCACCCCGGTGACCGCCAGGATGGACGTCAGGGACCCGGCGATGTCGAACCGGCCGGGATTGCTGTCACGGGATGTGCCGATGGTGAGACTGAGCAGCGCGGTGAGCAGAGCCGACGCGGCGAACGTGATGAAGATCGAATGCCAGCTGAAGAACTCGAGCAGAAGACCGGTCACCAGAAAGCCGGCGATGGCGCCGCCACCGGCGACCGCAGCCCAGACGCTGACGCCGATGGCGCGGCGATGCTCGGGGACGCCGGAGGTGATCAGCGAGAGCGTCGCGGGCATGATCAGCGCGGCGGCCGCACCGGCCAGGACGCGGGTGACGATCAACTGCACCGGCTCGTCGATCCAGATGGGCAGCACCGACGCGGCCGCGAAAGCGAACAGGCCGACGATCAGGACGCCCCGTCGCCCGAACCGATCGCCGATGGCCCCGGCCGGCAGCAACAGCGCCGCCAGCGCCAAGGTGTACCCGTCGACGATCCACGTCATCTGAGCGGAATCGGCGCCGGTGTCGACGGCGATCGCGGGCAGTGCGGTGTTGAGCGCGGCCATCGCGGCGACCACCATGCTGACGGCGGCACACGCGATGGTGATGAGCCAGATCGACCGGAGGTCCAAGCCCCGTGTGCTCCTCGTTGCCGTCTGCACCACGTGCCCTCCGACCTGTTGCCTTTTCGTGATCATGACACGCGCCGTCGGTGAGCGCGATCACCGGAAAACTTGTGACACATTTATCACTGCAGTACCACGAGACCGGTGATCGCCGTCCAGCTGGTCAGCGTTGACCCGGACTACCGAAAGTGAGAAGTCATGGCGTCACCACAAGTCGCCTCTTCGCAACGTACCGACTACACGCCGGCGCGGGTGCATGTGTGGCGAGTGCTGTCGATGCTCGGCGCGCTGATCGCCGTCGTCGTCGGCCTGCTGCTCATCGTCACCTCGGCAGCCTGACCCATCCACGCCAGGCGCACCCCCATACGCGGATGCGCCCACCGATCGGCCGTGCGGGCCGGTCGATGAGCGCATCGGGTCGATAGGTGAGGTGTTAGGCGGCGTGCTTTTCGATCGCCGCGCCGACACGCGGAAGCGACGCCGCGACATATCCCTTGGCCTTGCCGCGCAGCGAGTTGTATACCTTGGCCAGTGCCGGTCGGGCGGACTCCGCCTGATCGTCGGTCACCGTCAGCAATGCTTCGGCCGCGGCGTCGCCGTTGGCCACCAGGTGATCGGCGAACGGCGTCCCGGCAGGCTTCGAATCCCAGAACGGCTGCAGCGCCGCGAGGAAGTCGGGCAGCATCAGGTTGGTCGCCGACGACACCACGCCCGGCTTCACCTTCTGTGCCGCGGCGTAGGCGGTCTTCACGGCGGCGCCACCGAGTCCCTTCTGATCCGATACCTCGGAATCGATCACGTTGACGAGGTCGGCCACCACGGCCGGCCGGTCGTTGTCGAGCAGGGACTGCAGCGAATCACTCATCAGGTCTCCTCGCGGGATCGCCCGGGTGGGCGTGGGTTTGACTGCGGATGGTCCGCGTCGAGACTACTGTCCGATTCGTCGTCCCGGGACGACGCCCACCGTGGTGTGGTGAGAACCACCGGTGGTGACTGATCTCGATACGCTCCTCACTCCGTTCGTCGCTACTCGACCAGCGGTTTGGTCACTCGGTCGGTCGCTCCTCGACCAGCGGTTCGGCTCACGTTCAGATCGCCAGCACCACATTCCCCAGCGCCGGCGCATTGTCGCGCTCGGCGACGGTCACCGCGATCAACAGCGTCCCGTTCTCATCCCAGACGTTGACGTTCAGTGTCTCGCCGGGGAAGACGACACCGGCGAAGGTGGATGAGTAGTCGCGCACCGCGGTCACATCGCCGTCGAGTACGGCGTCGGTGACCGCGCGGCAGACGGTGCCGTAGGTGCACAGGCCGTGCAGGATGGGTCGCGGAAAGCCCGCCGCTGCAGCGAATGCCGGATCACTGTGCAACGGATTGCGGTCACCGCACAGGCGATACAGCAGCGCCTGTTGGGGGAGTGTCGGCACCGAAAGGCGATGGTCCGGTTCGCGATCGGGATAGGCGACCTTGTTCGACGTGCCGCGTTCGCCGCCGAATCCACCCTCGCCCTTGGCGAAGATCGACGAGTGTGCTGTCCACAGCGGCTGCCCCGAGTCGTCGGTGGTCACCGATTCCTGGATGACGACGGCGGCCGAACCCTTGTCCTGCACCTCGGCGATCCGGGTCCGGGTGGTCGCCTTCCCACTCGCCGGCAACGGGCGGTGCGCGGTCACCTGCTGGCTGCCGTGCACCACCTTGGCCAGGTCGATGTCGATGCCCGGGAACGAGACCCTCGGTGCCTCGGTCGCGTGGAAGGATGCGGCGACGGTGGCGAACGACGGCAGCACCTTGGGGGACTTGTCGTCGACGTAGGCCAGCCCGGCGGTGTCCATCGGGTCGGCAGCCGCGCCGACCGCGAGGTGATAGAGCGCGACGTCGGAGGCCGACCATTCGAAGCTGACCTCGGGCAGTTCGGCGCCGACGGCACTCGCGGGATCGATGGGCACGGTGATCAGGCTCCTGTGCTGGT containing:
- a CDS encoding DUF6918 family protein, coding for MSDSLQSLLDNDRPAVVADLVNVIDSEVSDQKGLGGAAVKTAYAAAQKVKPGVVSSATNLMLPDFLAALQPFWDSKPAGTPFADHLVANGDAAAEALLTVTDDQAESARPALAKVYNSLRGKAKGYVAASLPRVGAAIEKHAA
- a CDS encoding MaoC/PaaZ C-terminal domain-containing protein; amino-acid sequence: MPIDPASAVGAELPEVSFEWSASDVALYHLAVGAAADPMDTAGLAYVDDKSPKVLPSFATVAASFHATEAPRVSFPGIDIDLAKVVHGSQQVTAHRPLPASGKATTRTRIAEVQDKGSAAVVIQESVTTDDSGQPLWTAHSSIFAKGEGGFGGERGTSNKVAYPDREPDHRLSVPTLPQQALLYRLCGDRNPLHSDPAFAAAAGFPRPILHGLCTYGTVCRAVTDAVLDGDVTAVRDYSSTFAGVVFPGETLNVNVWDENGTLLIAVTVAERDNAPALGNVVLAI